In Bacillota bacterium, one DNA window encodes the following:
- a CDS encoding UDP-glucose 6-dehydrogenase, with product MRARNSARNRVTVIGAGYVGLTVAAALASRGFRVTCVDKDESRVSNLQRGRVPFVEPGLEKYVERGLQRNRLRFAPALDEEALAAEVVFLAVGTPSAPDGRADLSAVFSAADELGRQSASPKVVVIKSTVPVGTGDELEARLRARTGRRWHVVSNPEFLREGTALYDYLRPDRIVIGAAAPEAAAAVKRIYAGIRAPVLLVDRRTAELIKYAANAFLAARISLINEIADLCERLGVDTAQVSRGIGLDRRIGPHFLRAGLGYGGSCFPKDVSALIAQFADCGLTPRILPAVEQVNQDRRRRFLELAEATVGVLRGTTLAVWGLAFKPGTSDMRHAPALDIVPELLRKGAHVRVYDPAANDMATAFFPGAYVASSTLDAARGADAVLVLTDWPEFARVDLQRLKQVMARPLIVDGRGLFPAETLVRQGFVYRALGRHVPENAIPAAPALD from the coding sequence ATGCGCGCCCGTAATTCGGCCAGGAATCGGGTGACCGTCATCGGGGCCGGCTACGTAGGACTGACGGTGGCTGCGGCGCTGGCTTCCCGGGGCTTTCGCGTCACCTGCGTCGACAAGGACGAAAGTCGCGTAAGCAATTTGCAGCGAGGGCGCGTGCCGTTTGTGGAACCCGGCCTGGAAAAATACGTCGAGCGAGGCTTGCAGCGAAACCGCCTGCGCTTTGCGCCGGCGCTGGACGAAGAAGCTCTGGCGGCTGAAGTGGTTTTTCTCGCGGTGGGCACGCCCTCGGCCCCGGACGGCCGGGCCGATTTGTCCGCCGTTTTTTCCGCCGCCGACGAACTGGGGCGGCAGAGCGCATCGCCCAAAGTCGTGGTGATCAAGAGCACGGTGCCGGTCGGCACCGGCGACGAACTGGAAGCCCGCCTGCGGGCCCGCACCGGCCGGCGCTGGCACGTGGTCTCCAACCCGGAATTCTTGCGCGAAGGAACGGCGCTGTACGATTACTTGCGGCCCGACCGCATCGTCATCGGCGCCGCCGCGCCCGAAGCCGCCGCGGCCGTGAAACGAATTTACGCCGGCATCCGGGCCCCCGTGCTGCTGGTCGACCGCCGCACCGCGGAGCTGATCAAATACGCGGCCAATGCGTTTCTGGCCGCGAGAATTTCCCTCATCAACGAGATTGCGGACTTGTGCGAGCGGCTCGGCGTCGACACCGCGCAAGTCAGCCGGGGTATCGGCCTTGACCGCCGCATCGGGCCGCACTTTCTGCGCGCCGGCCTCGGCTACGGCGGATCGTGCTTTCCCAAAGACGTATCCGCGCTCATCGCCCAGTTCGCCGACTGCGGCCTAACCCCCCGCATCCTGCCGGCGGTGGAACAAGTCAATCAGGACCGGCGCCGGCGTTTTCTGGAGCTGGCGGAGGCGACCGTAGGCGTGTTGCGCGGCACGACGCTGGCCGTCTGGGGGCTGGCATTCAAGCCCGGCACCAGCGATATGCGCCACGCACCGGCGCTGGATATCGTGCCTGAGCTGCTGCGCAAAGGGGCGCACGTGCGGGTGTATGACCCGGCAGCCAACGACATGGCCACCGCCTTCTTTCCCGGCGCTTACGTGGCTTCGTCGACCCTGGACGCTGCGCGCGGCGCGGACGCGGTGCTGGTGCTGACCGACTGGCCCGAGTTTGCCCGCGTCGACCTCCAGCGGCTCAAGCAGGTCATGGCCCGTCCCCTCATCGTGGACGGCCGCGGCCTTTTTCCCGCCGAGACGCTGGTTCGGCAAGGTTTCGTCTATCGCGCGCTGGGCCGGCACGTGCCGGAGAACGCGATTCCGGCAGCACCGGCCCTCGACTAG
- a CDS encoding leucyl aminopeptidase — translation MEVRVQQGNIAEAAVDAVVVNLFEGVTHPGGATGAVDAKIGGLIRRLIAAGEFKGELNETAVLHVTGAPYRKVVVVGLGKAEEFTLERVRQVSATGVKAALKGDVKKVATIVHGAGIGGLDVQQAAQCVAEGALLGTYRYEKYKSKKDDGAQGAELIIVEYSADKLPAVEAGVARGVILAEATNFARDLVNAPGNELTPSELAARAKAMADELGLECEILGREEMARLGMGALLGVAKGSAEEPKLIFLRYRGADEPPIALVGKGVTFDTGGISLKPAEGMAAMTNDMAGAAAVLGAIRAIARLKLPRHVITVAPCVENMPSGTAQKPGDVVRAMTGKTIEIDNTDAEGRLILADAVAYAESKGAQIIVDVATLTGACVVALGKLYSGLVSTDDALAEAILAAGAKAGERYCRLPADPEYKQQYKSDIADIKNTGGRPAGAITGALIISEFIDKARWAHLDIAGTASNDKERHYLPKGATGVAVRTLTELVASL, via the coding sequence ATGGAAGTACGGGTTCAGCAAGGAAATATCGCGGAAGCGGCGGTGGACGCCGTCGTCGTGAACCTCTTTGAAGGCGTCACGCATCCCGGCGGCGCCACCGGCGCGGTGGACGCGAAGATCGGGGGGCTCATCCGCCGGCTCATCGCGGCGGGCGAGTTCAAGGGCGAGCTGAACGAGACGGCCGTTTTGCACGTGACCGGCGCGCCGTACCGGAAAGTGGTCGTCGTCGGGCTGGGCAAGGCGGAAGAGTTTACCCTGGAGCGCGTCCGCCAGGTGAGCGCCACGGGCGTCAAGGCGGCGCTGAAAGGCGACGTCAAGAAGGTGGCCACCATCGTGCACGGTGCCGGCATCGGGGGGCTGGACGTGCAGCAAGCGGCCCAGTGCGTAGCCGAAGGCGCGTTGCTGGGCACATACCGGTATGAAAAGTACAAGAGCAAGAAGGACGACGGTGCTCAAGGCGCGGAGCTGATTATCGTCGAGTACAGCGCCGACAAGCTGCCGGCCGTCGAAGCGGGCGTCGCGCGCGGCGTCATCCTCGCCGAGGCCACCAACTTTGCGCGCGATCTTGTCAACGCGCCCGGCAACGAGCTGACGCCGAGCGAACTGGCGGCGCGGGCCAAAGCGATGGCCGACGAGCTGGGGCTGGAGTGCGAGATTTTGGGCCGCGAGGAGATGGCCCGCCTCGGCATGGGGGCGCTGCTGGGCGTGGCCAAAGGCAGCGCCGAGGAGCCCAAGCTCATCTTCTTGCGCTACCGCGGCGCCGATGAGCCGCCCATCGCGCTGGTAGGTAAAGGCGTCACGTTCGACACGGGCGGCATCAGCCTCAAGCCGGCCGAAGGCATGGCGGCCATGACCAACGACATGGCGGGAGCGGCGGCCGTGCTGGGCGCCATCCGCGCCATCGCGCGGCTGAAGCTGCCGCGGCACGTCATCACCGTGGCCCCGTGCGTGGAGAACATGCCCTCGGGCACCGCGCAAAAGCCCGGCGACGTCGTGCGGGCCATGACGGGCAAGACCATCGAGATCGACAACACCGATGCCGAAGGCCGCCTCATCTTGGCCGACGCGGTCGCATACGCCGAGTCCAAGGGCGCGCAGATCATCGTCGATGTGGCCACGCTGACCGGCGCCTGCGTCGTGGCGCTGGGCAAGCTGTACAGCGGCCTCGTATCCACCGACGACGCGCTGGCCGAAGCCATCCTGGCCGCGGGCGCCAAGGCCGGCGAGCGCTACTGCCGCCTGCCCGCGGATCCGGAGTACAAGCAGCAGTACAAGAGCGACATCGCGGACATCAAGAACACCGGCGGCCGTCCGGCCGGCGCCATCACGGGCGCGCTCATCATCAGCGAATTCATCGACAAGGCGCGCTGGGCGCATCTGGACATCGCCGGCACGGCCTCCAACGACAAGGAGCGCCACTACTTGCCGAAAGGCGCCACCGGCGTGGCCGTCCGGACGCTGACGGAGCTCGTGGCCAGCTTGTAA